CGTCACCAGGGTGCGTTTGCCTTGCGGAAGCTGTTTCATGAGAGCGATCGCATCATCGTAGTGAAATATGCGTCTCCTACCTGTGGTCCCTGCCATATCCTACAGCCGATCTTGAGTCGCGTGATTGATGAATTTGAAGGACAGGTGCACTATGTAGAAATTGACATTGCCGAAGATCCAGATATCGCTGAATCTGCCTCGATTACAGGCACCCCAACGGTTCAGGTGTTTCAGGATAAATCCTTATTGCGGGAGTTCAAAGGGATTAAAGCGAAGCAAGAATACCGGGACACCATCAACGGACTGCTGACCGCGACATCTTAGAGATTTGAATTCCTGATGGGTTAGAAACCCTCATGTAAACGAAGAGAGTTACAATGTGATAAGCATATGTAAAATTTTGTAATCTTTATTTCATAACCGTCTGAGATAAGCAAATCAATGACCTCAGTAACATCCCTTTTTGATCCAGTTGAAGCCGATTTAGTCATCCTGGTTGATAACCTCAAAGACCTGGTACGTGCCCAACATCCAGTTCTTTACGCTGCGGCTGAACACCTGTTTCAAGCTGGAGGGAAGCGGATGCGCCCAGCCATTGTCCTCCTCCTCTCCAGAGCACTGCTCCCGGCTCAAGATCTCACCCCTCGACATCGACGGTTGGCAGAGATCACCGAGATGATTCATACCGCCAGCCTGCTGCATGATGATGTGGTAGATGATTCAGGGGTTCGTCGTGGAGTACCGTCTGTCCATAGCCTTTTTGGCAACCGCATTGCCATTCAAGCCGGTGATTTTCTGTTTGCCCAAGCGTCCTGGTATTTGGCGAACTTAGACAACCTAGAGGTGGTAAAACTGCTGTCTGAAGTGATTAAGGATTTCGCTGAAGGAGAAATCCAGCAGGGCATCAACTGCTTTGATACCTCCTTGACCCTAGAAGCCTATTTAGAGAAGTCCTATTACAAGACTGCTTCCTTAATGGCGAATAGCGCTAAAGCTGCAGGGGTTTTGAGCGGTACGTCTTTGCAAGTGAACCAGGATTTATATGCCTATGGTCGCTGTGTGGGCTTAGCATTCCAAATTGTTGATGATATTTTGGACTTCACAGGGTCGACGAATGCCCTGGGCAAACCGGCCTGTTCAGATCTGCGCAGTGGTAATTTAACGGCACCCGTCCTGTTTGCGATCGCAGAAAAGCCCTACCTGAAAGTATTGATTGATCGGCATTTGGAGCAGGAAGAAGACTTAGAAGAAGCCATTGCCCTTGTGAATGACAGTCAAGGGATTCCTAAATCCCGAGCCCTTGCCGAACAATTTTCCCATCAGGCCGTTCACCATCTGGACTTCCTCCCCGCTTCTGATTCCCGTCAAGCGCTGATTGATTTAACGGAATATATCCTCAAACGACTCTACTGAGGAGTACTCTAGTGATCTAGAAGATTGTCCATTTCACGAGAGAACCGCTATGACCTCAGAGGATCGGCCCACACCTGAGGCAGACCCCATTCCAGCATGGCGCAAACTGTGGCAATCCCAGAAAGATAACGTTTTCACCCTTGTGATCGCACTCCTCCTCGCCCTACTGATTCGAGGATTTGTGGCGGAGTCTCGCTATATCCCCTCGGTCTCGATGGAGCCCACCTTGACACCCGGTGATCGAATCGTGGTTGAAAAGCTTTCCTATCGACTCCGTCAGCCTGAAGCGGGCGATATTGTGGTATTCCATACGCCCTTACCCTTACAAGCCGTTGGCTATGGGCCTGAGCAAGCCTTTATTAAACGAGTGATTGGTCTTGAAGGGCAAACTGTTGCGGTCCAGAATGGCCAAGTTTATGTGGATGGCCAGCCCCTAACTGAACGCTACATTGCAGAAGCCCCTCAGTATGAATTAGCACCGGTTAGGGTGCCTGAGGGCAATCTATTTGTGATGGGAGATAACCGCAACAATAGCAACGACTCCCACATTTGGGGATTTTTACCCCTATCGAATTTAATTGGTCGGGCGAATCTGCGATTTTGGCCTCTGGAGCATATTAACTGGCTTCGTAGTTCATTGCCTTGAACGGATTAGCGCCCCTGAACAACCATATGGCACAATGGGAAACACTGCATATATAAGCTACTAAATCAGGTATTTCTGTGAGTTCTACTGCGACCAAAGCGCCTACTCGCGCTGTTTTCCCATTCACAGCCATCGTTGGCCAAGAAGAAATGAAGCTGGCGCTGATCCTCAACACCATTGATCCTCGAATTGGTGGCGTGATGATTATGGGCGATCGCGGGACCGGGAAAACCACAACCATTCGGGCTTTGGCCAATTTGTTGCCCGAGATTGATGTAGTGGCTGAAGATCCCTTCAATAGTGACCCCGCTGATCCAGAACTCATGAGTGATGAGGTCAAAGCATTAACAGCAAGCGGCCAAACACCAGCCATCACTCAAATGCAGGTGCCTATGGTGGATTTACCCTTAGGTGCGACCGAAGATCGGGTCTGCGGCACCATCGACATTGAAAAGGCCTTGGCAGAAGGGGTCAAAGCCTTTGAACCCGGCTTATTGGCAAAGGCTAATCGTGGCATTCTCTACGTGGATGAGGTCAACCTGTTAGATGATCACTTGGTTGACGTGTTGTTAGACTCAGCCGCCTCGGGTTGGAACACTGTAGAACGAGAAGGAATTTCGATTCGTCACCCTGCTCGCTTTGTGTTAGTGGGGTCCGGCAACCCTGAAGAAGGAGAGTTGCGTCCCCAGCTCCTCGACCGATTTGGGATGCATGCTGAAATTCATACGGTGAAAGATCCGACCCTGCGAGTGCAAATCGTGGAAGAGCGTTCCCAGTTCGATCAAGAGCCCCACTCTTATTTGGACAATCATACGGACAACCAAAAGGCACTCCAAGATCAGATTATTAGTGCCCAAAACAATCTGCCTAACGTCAATATTGATCATGAGTTACGGGTCAATATTTCTCAGGTTTGTTCAGAACTGGATGTCGATGGCCTACGGGGCGATATTGTGTCTAACCGTGCAGCTAAAGCCATTGCAGCGTTTGAAGGACGTACAGAAGTCACGGTTGATGATATTCGTCGAGTGATCACCCTTTGTTTGCGCCACCGCCTGAGAAAAGATCCCCTAGAATCTATTGACTCTGGTTACAAAGTGAGTAAGGTTTTCCGTCAAGTTTTTGGTTTGCCGGATGAAGAAGAAGCTGATATTGCGGCTTAAATGGTACCCATCAAAGTTTGACGACTGCCTCTTGATACATGGAATGAGGGCAGCACGGGCTGAACCCGTGATTGTTTGGGTATGAAAGTTGGCCCTTTAGAGCAATTATTGGCCTGGGCTGAAGAGCCTTCAACAGT
The Acaryochloris marina S15 genome window above contains:
- the bchI gene encoding magnesium chelatase ATPase subunit I: MKLALILNTIDPRIGGVMIMGDRGTGKTTTIRALANLLPEIDVVAEDPFNSDPADPELMSDEVKALTASGQTPAITQMQVPMVDLPLGATEDRVCGTIDIEKALAEGVKAFEPGLLAKANRGILYVDEVNLLDDHLVDVLLDSAASGWNTVEREGISIRHPARFVLVGSGNPEEGELRPQLLDRFGMHAEIHTVKDPTLRVQIVEERSQFDQEPHSYLDNHTDNQKALQDQIISAQNNLPNVNIDHELRVNISQVCSELDVDGLRGDIVSNRAAKAIAAFEGRTEVTVDDIRRVITLCLRHRLRKDPLESIDSGYKVSKVFRQVFGLPDEEEADIAA
- the lepB gene encoding signal peptidase I is translated as MTSEDRPTPEADPIPAWRKLWQSQKDNVFTLVIALLLALLIRGFVAESRYIPSVSMEPTLTPGDRIVVEKLSYRLRQPEAGDIVVFHTPLPLQAVGYGPEQAFIKRVIGLEGQTVAVQNGQVYVDGQPLTERYIAEAPQYELAPVRVPEGNLFVMGDNRNNSNDSHIWGFLPLSNLIGRANLRFWPLEHINWLRSSLP
- the sds gene encoding solanesyl diphosphate synthase codes for the protein MTSVTSLFDPVEADLVILVDNLKDLVRAQHPVLYAAAEHLFQAGGKRMRPAIVLLLSRALLPAQDLTPRHRRLAEITEMIHTASLLHDDVVDDSGVRRGVPSVHSLFGNRIAIQAGDFLFAQASWYLANLDNLEVVKLLSEVIKDFAEGEIQQGINCFDTSLTLEAYLEKSYYKTASLMANSAKAAGVLSGTSLQVNQDLYAYGRCVGLAFQIVDDILDFTGSTNALGKPACSDLRSGNLTAPVLFAIAEKPYLKVLIDRHLEQEEDLEEAIALVNDSQGIPKSRALAEQFSHQAVHHLDFLPASDSRQALIDLTEYILKRLY